The sequence TTGCGCGGGCCAGCAAAATCGTGACGAAGTAAGCCGCGACATCTGTCATGTCTGTTGCAAGTAACGCTGATTTACCCAGGAGCAACCGATGAGCTTTCCAACTGTGACGGCCCAAGTGGCCAGTGTATTAGCCATTTTTCAAGTGGTGTTGATGATGCGTGTGGGTTTAACGCGGGCGCAAAGCCAAGTGGGAATTGGGGATGGCGGTGACCCCGCCCTAGCGCGAAAGATTCGGGTCCATGGCAATCTGATTGAAAATGCGCCGATTTTCTTGATCGTGCTGGGACTATTGGAGATGACGGGAATTTCGCGATCGCTAGTCAGTATCTTGGGTTTGGCCTTCTT comes from Romeriopsis navalis LEGE 11480 and encodes:
- a CDS encoding MAPEG family protein — protein: MSFPTVTAQVASVLAIFQVVLMMRVGLTRAQSQVGIGDGGDPALARKIRVHGNLIENAPIFLIVLGLLEMTGISRSLVSILGLAFFLVRIAHAYALSGNSGASPLRAVGAFGTIILFGRNGGAAALAVVDSVGDLINWRPPPGRFVVVGG